The Marinococcus sp. PL1-022 DNA segment ACTATATATATCAGTTCTGTGATCGGTTTTTTTTAATGATATAAGTTGCTCTGGAGAACAGTAAAAATCTGTGCCAATCCCTGAATGAGTTCTAGTTATTCTATGGCCCCTTTCACTTAAAGGGTTCACACATAAACCAAGATCACCTAATACTAAATCTGTATCAGAATTTAAAAGCACATTCCCAGGCTTCAAGTCTCTGTGATAATATCCTTCACTATGAAGATATTCTAGACCTTCTAAAATGTTACCATAGATCACTTTAAGTCTAGCGTAATCTTTAGAAAGTTTACTTTGAACATAAGTTAAACTGGTGTTATACATTCTCATGGTATAAAAATAAGGAGCACCCTTAAGTCTAAACCCCTCGCAATTTACTATTCTTGGATGATCTAATGTTCTAAGATATCTTACCTCTCTTTTAAATCTTTCAATAGATTCTTCATCTAATTTTTTTAATTCTTTTATAACGAATTTTTCTTTCTGCTCTTCTTCATTTACTACCTTAATAGCTTTGAATACATCACCAAAACCGCTTTCTTCACTGAGTTTCTCCCCTTTTTTCCAAATTATCATAGCTAATCCCCCTCTTCATCTCTGTTAAAGATTAATCTAAAAATATAGTAAATGAAATTTAAAAATATTATTACTTCATTAATTATAATGTTGTGCTATTAGATATGCATGGATTAAAAAATTTAAAACAAAACAAGCTTATCTATTAAATTTTGTTAATGAGAAGGCGTGCCATTAATTGTATTGTAAGCTTTCTTATTTCTCTAGCATGCTTTAGAGATGAAACCTTACTTTTAAGTCTCTCTTTTACATTTTGATTTTGAATTTCTTGCTGATCTATTTGACTAAACTTTAAAATTTCTTCATTGTAAACCTCCTCTATAATATTCATTTTTGCTTCATTATCTAATTTTTCAAATTCAATAAAGTGATCAAAACGGGAAAAAATTGGTGCTCCAAGATTTTTTTCTATTTCTTGTTTACTTTGATAATTTGATGTGCAAAAAATAATCGTGTTTTCTAAATTTACTTCATAAAATTTATCTACGTAAACTCCTTCATCAAACAATTGATAAAAGGCACTATAGAACATAGAATGAGCTTTATCAAACTCATCTAGTAAAATAATATTAGTTTCTCTATCTAATAAATCTTTAGCAAAAGATGTACTTTTATCCCCAAATATATAATTCATAAAACTCTCATTATGGAACATGGAAAGCTGTTTTCTAAATAATTTGTATTCGGGGTTAATTATTATATTTACTAATTTTGCAGTTTCAGTTTTCCCAACACTAGTTGGTCCATATAACATAACCACCGTTGGTTTGTGCTTACCTGAATTAGTCAAACTATATAAAGAGGTTAAAATTTGATTTTTGACCTCTTTTTGACCGTGAATGGTTTTTTCGAAATTGTTTTTGATTGCTTTTAAATGTTCTAGGTTAAGATTAGTATATTGATGATTCTCTTCTTCGACCTCTATATAGTCAGCATGAGAATTTTGAAGTTGTTGTTTAATTTTTAATGGAGGATTATGCAATAACACCTCTCCATATCCAAACCTTTTAGCAAATGAGGAACTATAAAATAAAAAACCCTCTATAAAAAAATCAGCAACACCAGAATATTCGTCAGAATGGATAACAAGGATGTCAGGATACATAGGCTCTACGCTATCGTTTCCTCCTGGATCTATAAATCGCACCATATCCGTCAATGTCATTACGCCGTCTAAAGGGACCCTTTTATCAAATTCTTTTCTTGGACCATTGAAAATTGTATATTTCAATTGGGGTGCTCCTCTATGCCTGCCAAAATAACATCATATACTTTTAAAGTTTTATCAGATTTATTTTCAGTTTCTACTTCTTCATCCTCTAAAAAATCAGTGATATTAAGATCATTAGTATTCTTTTCAATACTCATTTCATTTTCAATATCTAAATCAGTTTCATTTGCTTTTCCTACTTCAACTGCGTAATAATCAAGCCTCATCTTCGGTAAATCCATTAAACTATAAGCATTTTTAAAAGTATTAATATTGAATCTTAAGATCACTTCTTGTGACTTCCCGTCTTCTGGGTATGCTAAAAGCTCATAATAGCCCTTCGCACTTTCAAGTATTTCATCAAAATTGCGAATATCATAATCTTTCATATCTTCCATGATTGGAGAATCTTCTTTGATAATTTTCATGTAGGGAGTATACATTTTAATAAAAGCAAAAGAATTCTTAATAGGATGCAGGTAAAAACTTTCAAATTTATGTATTTTATTACTCTCGATTAATTTGCCACTAATGGCATAAAAATCAGCCAAAATAGTATTAGAAATGGTTTTTGTTACAAGTGACTCCTTAGAATTAGAAGCTTCTCCACCTACTTTTGTGCTAAAAGCAGCTTTGATAGCCGTAAAAAAACTAGTTCCTGCCCCTATTTCAGCTGAAGCTTTAGCATGGCTACCAAATTGGACTGCGCCATTTTCTTCGTCAATAGAAAGTAGTTCTCCTCCATATTCTATTTGTAAAATATCCGTAGCTGAACCTTCGTCGAAACATATTACTTTCTGCATCTTCATTCCCCTTAATCAATTTATATTTTACTAAAACGTTGGTATGGTCTACATAAACATGTTGGAAGTCGACAGTTAGCATAAAAGGATGGGCTAGCTTTTTAATTATAAATAATTCAATTTATTTATATATTTATCCTAACAAGGTAATCAAAGCTTAAAATTCATTTTCTTTATCAATTTAAAATTTTCTATAAGATCTAGTGAAGTTATCGGCATATTTGTTTTATTTACATAAATATTATCGAAGTTTGTCAATTTTACACTTGAAAGTTCTAAATTTTCATCGGTTGTTATCCGAAATTCTAAAGAATAATGTACAGGAAAAATTAGTACTTGTTCTAAGACACCATCTAGCATAATGCCGTTTCTTTTAATTTCTTCTGAATCATATTTAAAAGCATTAATTAATGAAAATTTATCAGGAGTTTCAATATCATAAGAAAAATTCATTTTAACTTCGATAGAAATTTCTGCATGTAATACATCAGAAAACTCTTCAATTTTAACTAAATTAATTTCGGCTCCTTTTGGAACTTTTGTTTTATCCAAACTTATATTCTTTACATTGCCTTCTACGATTTCTTTTTCTACATAGTTTCGAAGACCAATGAAGTCGTGTTCACTAACATACTCTATAATATTTATTTGTACCATATCACCTTGAAATGTTTGCATTATCTGTTCATAGTATCTTTCTCTACGGTTTAAAAAGTCATTCCAATTATCTAATGAGGAATGCAATTTAATATTAGAATTTTCTTCAAAGAAATTTCTAAAATCAGCATCTGTAGATATAATATGTACTATTTCTTTTTCATTAATAGCAAAATCAGCTATAGCATATAAGATAAAAGCATCTCTAAACTCATTACGTTTATTTGTAGAAAAAGGAGGGGCTATCTCAAAGAAAGATTTAAATACAGAAGCGGGTCTAACGTCATCAACATACAAAGTTCGGGCTGATAAGTCATTTAAAAGATCATGAAAAGATTTTTTATAATGTTCAATTAGTTCTTTTTTATTTTTCTCTAATTTTAATTCTATATCATTCCATCCATCTACTTGCTCTTCTGTTTCATTCAATATTTTATTGGATCTAACTATTTTATTTGTTAAATGATTCTCCTCGATCCAATCATTAATTTTCTTTTCGACTTCTTGCTTATGTATATCTGTAGTTAGAAATTTAATATCGTGTTTACGTAAATCATTTAAAACATTTTGAAAAAATCTACTTTTAAATTTAAAGTTTAATCCCCGAAAAATATTTGTATCCATAAAAATATAAATACGAAATCCCTACTTTCATATTATTAATAAAATTACAATATTATTCTATTTGTAGATAAACATTGATTTATTTTTCTAATTCGTAAAGCTTTTAACGTTCACTTTCAATCCAGCATGCTCTCCATAGTTTCTTCTTCGAAGGAGATAGCGCTCTGTTGTCCTTATCGACGCATGCCCCAACATATCCCGGACCGATGCAAGGTCAGCTCCATGCTCTAACATATAATACGTCGTATAATGACGGCACGTGTGCGGTGTAATAGGGTCTCTACGATGCTGTACAAATGGAAATGGCGCTGAGACCATGAGTTTGCTGAAACGATCCCCTAAGTAGTTTACATGATAATGTCCCCCATTTTTCTTTGGAAAGAACGCAGAGTCCCCTGTAAAAGTCTCTGTGACCATTTTCCGCTCCACCCGGAAGTTCTGGAGTATACGCATCACATCGGCGAAAAGAAAAATCGGCCGCTCTTTTTCGCCCTTCCCCATAATGTGAAGAAAAAAGGCACCTTCTGGCGAACGCCATTCTAGATCACGCCATTTGGCATTTGCCAACTCTTCAATCCGCATGCCCGTGCTCGTTAAAACGACTAACAAGGTATAAGCAAACGAATCTTTCTGTTTGAAATAAGAGAGTAATTGCTGAACTTCATGCTCATGGAGATCTCGGTCTACGAGCTCCTCTCTCGGTTGAGCAACGGGCGCCATTTTTGTCGTCAAATCTGTTTCCACCATATCCTCCTTCACGAGGAACCGTAGGAACTGTTTAATGACCGTACTATGACGTGCCAACGTGCTCGCCTTATATCCCTTTTCTCGCTCGAGATATAGCTGATACGCATAAATACGTTGAGCAGAAATTTCTCTTAATCCTCCGAACTCTTTCACGTAAGTAAGGAATGGGACAAGCGTTTCTAAATATTTGCGCTTTGTTCGTTCGCTTCGCTGTTTACGCAGCGTATTGTTTTTATGTAAATAGATGTACATTAGAAATTCATCAGGTATCTGTCCCCACTCCACTCCTTCGAAACCTTCTGCAGAAATATCTGTATATAAATCGCTATTCAAAAACGAGTGAGAGCTTTCTAATGAAAGAGCTTGTGTTTGATTTCCTGGTAAAACAAGGTGGTTCATTCTACGCCCTCCCCCCATCGGTATTATTCTTATTCCAAAACCTAAGGAAATT contains these protein-coding regions:
- a CDS encoding tyrosine-type recombinase/integrase; this translates as MNHLVLPGNQTQALSLESSHSFLNSDLYTDISAEGFEGVEWGQIPDEFLMYIYLHKNNTLRKQRSERTKRKYLETLVPFLTYVKEFGGLREISAQRIYAYQLYLEREKGYKASTLARHSTVIKQFLRFLVKEDMVETDLTTKMAPVAQPREELVDRDLHEHEVQQLLSYFKQKDSFAYTLLVVLTSTGMRIEELANAKWRDLEWRSPEGAFFLHIMGKGEKERPIFLFADVMRILQNFRVERKMVTETFTGDSAFFPKKNGGHYHVNYLGDRFSKLMVSAPFPFVQHRRDPITPHTCRHYTTYYMLEHGADLASVRDMLGHASIRTTERYLLRRRNYGEHAGLKVNVKSFTN
- a CDS encoding protein kinase domain-containing protein; amino-acid sequence: MIIWKKGEKLSEESGFGDVFKAIKVVNEEEQKEKFVIKELKKLDEESIERFKREVRYLRTLDHPRIVNCEGFRLKGAPYFYTMRMYNTSLTYVQSKLSKDYARLKVIYGNILEGLEYLHSEGYYHRDLKPGNVLLNSDTDLVLGDLGLCVNPLSERGHRITRTHSGIGTDFYCSPEQLISLKKTDHRTDIYS
- a CDS encoding PIN domain-containing protein, which encodes MDTNIFRGLNFKFKSRFFQNVLNDLRKHDIKFLTTDIHKQEVEKKINDWIEENHLTNKIVRSNKILNETEEQVDGWNDIELKLEKNKKELIEHYKKSFHDLLNDLSARTLYVDDVRPASVFKSFFEIAPPFSTNKRNEFRDAFILYAIADFAINEKEIVHIISTDADFRNFFEENSNIKLHSSLDNWNDFLNRRERYYEQIMQTFQGDMVQINIIEYVSEHDFIGLRNYVEKEIVEGNVKNISLDKTKVPKGAEINLVKIEEFSDVLHAEISIEVKMNFSYDIETPDKFSLINAFKYDSEEIKRNGIMLDGVLEQVLIFPVHYSLEFRITTDENLELSSVKLTNFDNIYVNKTNMPITSLDLIENFKLIKKMNFKL
- a CDS encoding DUF6414 family protein, whose product is MQKVICFDEGSATDILQIEYGGELLSIDEENGAVQFGSHAKASAEIGAGTSFFTAIKAAFSTKVGGEASNSKESLVTKTISNTILADFYAISGKLIESNKIHKFESFYLHPIKNSFAFIKMYTPYMKIIKEDSPIMEDMKDYDIRNFDEILESAKGYYELLAYPEDGKSQEVILRFNINTFKNAYSLMDLPKMRLDYYAVEVGKANETDLDIENEMSIEKNTNDLNITDFLEDEEVETENKSDKTLKVYDVILAGIEEHPN
- a CDS encoding AAA family ATPase, whose amino-acid sequence is MKYTIFNGPRKEFDKRVPLDGVMTLTDMVRFIDPGGNDSVEPMYPDILVIHSDEYSGVADFFIEGFLFYSSSFAKRFGYGEVLLHNPPLKIKQQLQNSHADYIEVEEENHQYTNLNLEHLKAIKNNFEKTIHGQKEVKNQILTSLYSLTNSGKHKPTVVMLYGPTSVGKTETAKLVNIIINPEYKLFRKQLSMFHNESFMNYIFGDKSTSFAKDLLDRETNIILLDEFDKAHSMFYSAFYQLFDEGVYVDKFYEVNLENTIIFCTSNYQSKQEIEKNLGAPIFSRFDHFIEFEKLDNEAKMNIIEEVYNEEILKFSQIDQQEIQNQNVKERLKSKVSSLKHAREIRKLTIQLMARLLINKI